In a single window of the Polynucleobacter sp. MWH-UH24A genome:
- the murJ gene encoding murein biosynthesis integral membrane protein MurJ — protein sequence MNLLSAAAKVSSLTMVSRITGLVRETLIARSFGASEWTDAFNVAFRLPNLLRRLFAEGAFSQAFVPILGEISNRGEKDQTRALVDAIATILFWALSLTVIIGVLAAPILVFIIAAGLKDGAAFETTVFMTRVMFPYIGLISMVSLSAGILNTFGRFAVPAFTPVLLNLSLIGGALFIAPTLDQPIYALSIGVMIGGILQLAIQIPALMRLGLLPRIGLLPGKIKSAWQNPDARRVLKLMVPAVFAVSVAQISLIINTNIASHLQTGSVSWLSYADRLMEFPTALLGVALGTVLLPSLSKANAAQDTTQAGELLIWGLRLTFLLAAPCAIALFAFGTPISAVLYHYGQFNAMDVEMTRQALAAYGVGLIGLIMVKILAPGFYSRQDIRTPVKIALLVLLFTQLANIGLVPLFAHAGLALSVGLGACLNAALLWLGLRRRGALPSAVGWFKYFGQLLVGLLPLSIVLFYGAQAHDWLALQASPLIRIGLLGLWLTAAAVVYFASLWLIGLRWQNFLRHAK from the coding sequence ATGAATCTCCTTTCTGCCGCAGCCAAGGTAAGCTCCCTGACCATGGTTTCCCGCATTACGGGATTGGTTCGGGAAACCTTAATTGCTAGAAGTTTTGGCGCCTCGGAGTGGACCGATGCCTTTAATGTGGCCTTCAGACTCCCCAACCTCTTGCGTCGGCTCTTTGCAGAAGGGGCCTTCTCCCAGGCATTTGTGCCAATCTTGGGGGAAATCTCAAATCGCGGGGAAAAGGATCAAACTAGAGCGTTAGTCGATGCCATTGCGACTATCCTGTTTTGGGCGCTCAGTCTCACGGTCATTATTGGGGTCCTCGCTGCACCGATCCTAGTTTTTATTATTGCCGCAGGCCTAAAGGATGGCGCCGCGTTTGAGACCACCGTGTTTATGACGCGTGTGATGTTTCCATACATTGGTCTGATTTCGATGGTTTCCTTATCCGCTGGCATCCTCAATACCTTTGGACGTTTTGCGGTTCCCGCCTTCACCCCCGTACTCCTTAATCTTTCCTTAATTGGCGGGGCTCTTTTCATTGCGCCAACTCTAGACCAGCCGATTTATGCCTTAAGTATTGGGGTCATGATTGGAGGCATCTTGCAACTGGCAATTCAAATTCCAGCCTTGATGCGCCTCGGATTGCTGCCTCGAATTGGCTTGCTACCTGGAAAGATTAAATCTGCCTGGCAAAACCCAGATGCGCGCCGCGTTCTCAAACTGATGGTGCCCGCGGTATTCGCAGTTTCCGTTGCGCAAATCTCATTAATTATTAATACCAATATTGCCTCGCATTTACAAACGGGAAGTGTCTCCTGGCTCTCCTATGCAGATCGCCTGATGGAGTTTCCAACTGCTCTACTCGGGGTTGCACTCGGAACCGTGCTGCTCCCAAGCCTTAGCAAAGCAAATGCTGCCCAAGATACCACGCAAGCTGGAGAACTATTAATTTGGGGATTACGCTTAACCTTCTTGTTAGCAGCTCCCTGTGCAATTGCACTGTTCGCGTTTGGTACCCCGATCTCCGCTGTCTTGTATCACTATGGGCAATTTAACGCCATGGATGTGGAAATGACCCGGCAAGCACTGGCTGCGTATGGAGTGGGCCTCATCGGCCTCATTATGGTTAAGATCTTGGCCCCAGGCTTTTACTCGCGTCAGGATATTCGTACGCCCGTCAAAATCGCTTTATTGGTTCTACTGTTCACGCAGCTCGCCAATATTGGGCTTGTACCCCTATTTGCCCATGCTGGCCTCGCCCTATCGGTTGGCCTTGGTGCGTGTTTAAACGCAGCCTTATTGTGGCTTGGTCTTCGTCGACGTGGCGCTCTTCCAAGCGCAGTCGGCTGGTTTAAATATTTTGGCCAACTGCTTGTTGGTTTATTGCCACTCAGTATTGTGCTTTTTTATGGTGCACAGGCACACGATTGGCTCGCTTTGCAAGCGAGCCCCTTGATCCGCATTGGTCTTCTGGGTCTGTGGTTAACCGCTGCAGCCGTGGTTTACTTTGCTAGCCTATGGCTAATTGGTTTACGCTGGCAAAATTTTCTGCGTCATGCAAAATAA
- a CDS encoding SirB1 family protein: MPTQQLDYFATLVAEDEHFPLTEACIAVAQHAFPDLDVQHILDEIDQLGDRLKKRISADASAVQRLQQLKHFFYTELGFGPNPNDFYAPENSYLHHVLQSRRGIPISLAILMMELGNQIGLKIRGVSFPNHFMLRVSLPQGEIIMDPLTGASLSKHELQEMLDPYLEARGYVGELQLPLNVFLRVSSCREIISRFLRNLKLIYTEHERWERLLGVQQRLVILLPDAMEEIRDRGLIYAQLEYLRPAIDDMQQYLTEVPDASDADEIREHIATLEHQVRQH; this comes from the coding sequence ATGCCAACTCAACAACTTGACTACTTTGCCACCTTGGTTGCTGAGGATGAGCATTTTCCGCTGACGGAGGCATGCATTGCAGTTGCGCAGCATGCATTTCCAGATCTCGATGTTCAACACATCCTCGATGAGATTGATCAACTAGGCGATCGTCTTAAAAAACGAATTTCTGCAGATGCTTCTGCGGTGCAGCGACTCCAACAGCTCAAGCATTTCTTTTACACCGAGCTCGGATTTGGTCCCAATCCTAATGACTTTTATGCGCCCGAGAACTCCTATTTGCATCATGTTTTGCAAAGTCGTCGAGGTATTCCGATTTCACTTGCAATCTTAATGATGGAGCTTGGCAATCAAATTGGATTAAAAATCCGTGGGGTATCGTTTCCCAATCACTTCATGCTGCGGGTTTCGTTGCCGCAAGGCGAGATCATTATGGATCCGCTCACTGGTGCCTCCCTGTCGAAGCACGAACTTCAAGAGATGCTCGATCCGTATTTAGAGGCGCGGGGCTATGTTGGCGAACTGCAACTCCCACTCAATGTATTTTTACGGGTCTCTAGCTGCCGCGAGATCATCTCCCGTTTTTTGCGTAACCTCAAACTCATTTATACCGAACATGAGCGTTGGGAGCGCTTGTTGGGCGTTCAACAACGGCTCGTAATCCTCTTACCTGATGCCATGGAGGAAATTCGGGATCGCGGCTTAATCTATGCGCAATTGGAATATTTACGCCCTGCCATTGACGATATGCAGCAATACCTCACAGAAGTTCCCGATGCCTCGGATGCTGATGAGATTCGGGAGCATATTGCTACGCTTGAACATCAAGTACGTCAACATTAA
- the miaA gene encoding tRNA (adenosine(37)-N6)-dimethylallyltransferase MiaA, translating into MQAKVLSIVGPTGVGKSHLALDLARQCRLQGQNVEIISMDSALVYRGMDIGTAKPTTAEQAEVIHHLIDIRDPSESYSAAHFANDAKQLIEKIQARGNIPLIVGGTMLYWRAWVYGFSKLPPADLETRKRIDAEALLLGWPGMHTKLAQIDPITAYRLQPNDSQRIQRALEVYALTGQPLSQLFEESPSATGRDSELSEHTVEVISLEPSNRISLHARLENRFDQMLENNFMDEVRTLFERGDLHTNLPAIRSVGYRQVWEYLEGKVDYLTMKQKAYAATRQLSKRQVTWLRAMQRHAFDPFSPAELQAAKTMAMGILNASFK; encoded by the coding sequence ATGCAGGCTAAGGTTTTATCTATTGTCGGCCCTACCGGGGTTGGTAAAAGTCATTTAGCACTTGATTTAGCCAGACAATGCCGCCTGCAAGGCCAGAATGTTGAAATCATCAGTATGGACTCCGCCCTGGTGTATCGCGGAATGGATATTGGCACTGCAAAGCCCACCACTGCAGAACAAGCTGAGGTGATTCATCACCTCATTGATATACGCGATCCAAGCGAAAGCTACTCTGCAGCACATTTTGCTAACGATGCAAAACAATTAATTGAAAAGATCCAGGCGCGGGGAAATATTCCGCTGATTGTGGGTGGAACCATGCTGTATTGGCGCGCGTGGGTTTATGGATTTTCAAAACTCCCACCCGCAGATCTAGAAACACGCAAGCGCATCGATGCCGAAGCTCTCTTGTTGGGTTGGCCCGGGATGCATACAAAGTTAGCTCAGATTGATCCAATCACTGCATATCGACTTCAGCCTAACGACAGTCAACGAATCCAAAGGGCACTTGAAGTCTATGCTCTAACTGGTCAACCTCTATCCCAGTTGTTTGAAGAATCCCCAAGCGCCACTGGTCGTGATTCTGAACTCTCGGAGCACACCGTTGAAGTAATTTCGTTGGAACCGAGTAACCGTATATCTCTTCATGCGCGCCTTGAAAACCGTTTTGATCAAATGCTTGAAAATAATTTCATGGACGAGGTGCGAACTTTATTTGAGCGCGGCGATTTGCATACCAATCTACCGGCCATTCGCTCAGTGGGCTATCGGCAGGTGTGGGAATACTTGGAGGGTAAGGTGGACTACCTGACGATGAAACAAAAAGCGTACGCTGCCACACGACAGCTTAGTAAACGTCAGGTGACTTGGCTACGAGCCATGCAGCGGCATGCATTTGACCCGTTTAGCCCAGCAGAACTTCAAGCCGCAAAAACAATGGCGATGGGTATTCTTAACGCATCCTTTAAATAA
- the purM gene encoding phosphoribosylformylglycinamidine cyclo-ligase — protein MNNPSKSPGLSYRDAGVDIDAGDALVDRIKPLAKKTMRDGVLAGIGGFGALFEVPKRYQEPILVSGTDGVGTKLKLAFEWDAHETIGQDLVAMSVNDILVQGAESLFFLDYFACGKLSVETATTVIAGIAKGCELAGCALIGGETAEMPGMYPPGEYDLAGFAVGVVEKSKIIDGSSIRPGDAIIGIASSGAHSNGYSLIRKIIERAGAKPSENIEGKTLQEWVMAPTQIYVKQLLNVMARHPLKGLAHITGGGLVDNIPRVLPENTQAVLRRDSWTMPPLFRWLQMKGGVADAEMVRVFNCGIGMVVVVDQQEAKAVVASIEQQGLNAWLLGDITQRPHGAPQTILI, from the coding sequence ATGAATAATCCATCAAAAAGCCCAGGCTTGTCTTACCGCGACGCGGGTGTTGATATTGATGCTGGCGATGCCCTGGTTGACCGCATTAAACCATTGGCAAAAAAGACCATGCGCGATGGTGTTTTGGCTGGAATTGGAGGGTTCGGGGCGTTATTTGAAGTCCCCAAGCGTTATCAAGAGCCTATTTTAGTATCGGGCACGGACGGCGTTGGCACCAAGCTAAAGCTCGCCTTTGAGTGGGATGCCCATGAGACAATTGGCCAAGATTTGGTGGCGATGAGCGTTAATGACATTTTGGTCCAAGGCGCTGAATCCCTTTTTTTTCTCGATTACTTCGCATGCGGGAAACTATCGGTTGAAACGGCCACTACCGTGATTGCAGGAATTGCTAAGGGTTGTGAGTTGGCGGGCTGTGCCTTAATCGGGGGTGAAACTGCTGAGATGCCAGGAATGTACCCACCGGGTGAATACGATTTGGCAGGTTTTGCGGTTGGCGTGGTTGAGAAATCCAAAATTATTGATGGCTCCAGTATTCGTCCTGGTGATGCGATCATTGGAATTGCGTCAAGTGGTGCGCATTCAAATGGCTATTCCTTAATTCGCAAGATCATTGAGCGAGCTGGCGCAAAACCCAGTGAGAACATCGAGGGCAAAACCTTGCAAGAGTGGGTTATGGCACCCACCCAAATCTACGTGAAGCAACTTTTAAATGTCATGGCGCGCCATCCCTTAAAAGGGCTTGCACATATTACCGGCGGCGGCTTGGTTGATAACATCCCACGCGTATTACCGGAGAACACCCAAGCGGTACTACGACGCGATTCATGGACCATGCCACCGCTCTTTCGCTGGTTGCAAATGAAAGGCGGAGTTGCTGATGCGGAAATGGTACGCGTTTTCAATTGCGGCATTGGGATGGTGGTTGTGGTTGATCAGCAAGAGGCAAAAGCCGTAGTCGCTAGCATCGAACAACAGGGTTTAAATGCTTGGTTGTTAGGTGATATTACCCAGCGTCCACACGGAGCGCCGCAAACCATTCTTATTTAA